One genomic region from Magallana gigas chromosome 3, xbMagGiga1.1, whole genome shotgun sequence encodes:
- the LOC105322894 gene encoding RPA-interacting protein A isoform X2, whose protein sequence is MSVSEKTRKDHRALYKAKTPPWKETYRKRCMSRLRESREKLQEKFRNISASINETDEFITDLMRDELQTMQKNLGSGEEKLDIEMEGFSAADFDIESVLNLFEDIQEELRHEELKMLAEFEKYEASVREEEDVLCSAIASLSAEEVICPVCQKNSLLQNKSVIFCKCGVRVDTEDCLTLRNVKQLLDDGVKLHGKTCDTPPTFSVVSELGPQNLLMSCQSCDWMSIII, encoded by the exons ATGTCTGTGAGTGAGAAGACAAGGAAAGACCACAGAGCTCTGTACAAGGCAAAGACTCCACCGTGGAAAGAAACCTACAGAAAG AGATGTATGAGCAGGCTGAGAGAGAGCAGAGAGAAGTTGCAAGAAAAGTTTCGCAATATCAGCGCATCAATTAATGAAACAGATGAGTTTATAACAGACTTGATGAGAGATGAGCTCCAGACGATGCAGAAAAATTTAGGTTCGGGGGAGGAAAAGCTAGATATAGAG ATGGAGGGATTTTCTGCTGCCGATTTTGATATAGAAAGTGTCCTTAATTTGTTTGAAGATATCCAAGAGGAGCTTAGACACGAAG AGCTGAAGATGTTGGCCGAGTTTGAGAAGTATGAGGCTAGTGTAAGAGAAGAGGAAGATGTGTTGTGTTCAGCAATTGCAAGTTTGTCAGCGGAAGAAGTGATCTGCCCAGTCTGTCAGAA aaaCAGCCTGCTGCAAAACAAATCTGTGATATTCTGTAAATGTGGGGTGCGAGTAGATACCGAA GACTGCCTGACCCTGAGAAATGTTAAACAGTTATTGGATGATGGAGTGAAACTTCATGGAAAGACCTGTGACACCCCACCCACCTTTTCTGTGGTCTCTGAGCTGGGGCCCCAAAACCTACTCATGTCATGCCAG TCCTGTGATTGGATGTCTATTATCATTTAA
- the LOC105322894 gene encoding RPA-interacting protein A isoform X1: MSVSEKTRKDHRALYKAKTPPWKETYRKRCMSRLRESREKLQEKFRNISASINETDEFITDLMRDELQTMQKNLGSGEEKLDIEMEGFSAADFDIESVLNLFEDIQEELRHEELKMLAEFEKYEASVREEEDVLCSAIASLSAEEVICPVCQKNSLLQNKSVIFCKCGVRVDTEQDCLTLRNVKQLLDDGVKLHGKTCDTPPTFSVVSELGPQNLLMSCQSCDWMSIII, translated from the exons ATGTCTGTGAGTGAGAAGACAAGGAAAGACCACAGAGCTCTGTACAAGGCAAAGACTCCACCGTGGAAAGAAACCTACAGAAAG AGATGTATGAGCAGGCTGAGAGAGAGCAGAGAGAAGTTGCAAGAAAAGTTTCGCAATATCAGCGCATCAATTAATGAAACAGATGAGTTTATAACAGACTTGATGAGAGATGAGCTCCAGACGATGCAGAAAAATTTAGGTTCGGGGGAGGAAAAGCTAGATATAGAG ATGGAGGGATTTTCTGCTGCCGATTTTGATATAGAAAGTGTCCTTAATTTGTTTGAAGATATCCAAGAGGAGCTTAGACACGAAG AGCTGAAGATGTTGGCCGAGTTTGAGAAGTATGAGGCTAGTGTAAGAGAAGAGGAAGATGTGTTGTGTTCAGCAATTGCAAGTTTGTCAGCGGAAGAAGTGATCTGCCCAGTCTGTCAGAA aaaCAGCCTGCTGCAAAACAAATCTGTGATATTCTGTAAATGTGGGGTGCGAGTAGATACCGAA CAGGACTGCCTGACCCTGAGAAATGTTAAACAGTTATTGGATGATGGAGTGAAACTTCATGGAAAGACCTGTGACACCCCACCCACCTTTTCTGTGGTCTCTGAGCTGGGGCCCCAAAACCTACTCATGTCATGCCAG TCCTGTGATTGGATGTCTATTATCATTTAA
- the LOC105322893 gene encoding inositol polyphosphate 5-phosphatase K isoform X1, which produces MCTMSGETKTYRLKLVTWNVGDEEPLADFTDLLDLKTDPLPDIYGIGLQEVVSGEYGAYKSSWTALFNDILAPKGFCLLKAVKMQGLLLVVYIKKEDLLCATHVESEISRAGMGGWWGNKGGVSIRFDLNGVNVIIVNAHLAAHRHNSAERIEDFLTVLDTQKFRDKDVDHILDHDYVFWIGDLNFRIDDLTQEEVQNLIEKKDFETLRKKDQLIKCREEGLIFCDFEEGQLDFPPTYKFDKGTDTYDSSIKRRVPAWCDRILWQVHDDAFEKITIAAELLEYKSLPFYVLSDHKPVVATFKLKVFPCQKFPAPVIFDVEKCWKAGQNVVVRYKMRKNSELMSSSRDWIGLYKDDFKHLNDYVTYVWARELAEGCPEGVEVTFSGRYLSGCRGSYRVAYISNYKDTLLGLSEEFQIVS; this is translated from the exons atgtgTACAATGTCAGGCGAAACTAAAACATACAG ATTAAAATTAGTAACCTGGAATGTAGGAGATGAAGAGCCCTTGGCAGACTTTACAGATCTGTTGGATCTTAAGACAGACCCATTGCCTGATATTTATGGCATAGG ATTACAGGAGGTAGTGTCTGGGGAGTATGGTGCTTACAAAAGCTCATGGACAGCACTCTTTAATGACATCCTAGCTCCCAAGGGATTCTGTCTG CTGAAGGCAGTCAAAATGCAGGGCCTCCTCCTGGTTGTGTACATCAAAAAGGAAGACCTTCTGTGTGCCACTCATGTTGAGTCGGAAATATCACGGGCGGGGATGGGGGGCTGGTGG GGAAACAAAGGAGGAGTGAGTATCCGCTTTGATCTCAATGGCGTCAATGTTATCATTGTCAACGCTCACCTAGCAGCTCACAGGCATAACTCTGCCGAAAGGATTGAG gattttttaactgttttggATACACAGAAGTTCAGAGATAAAGATGTAGATCATATATTAGATCATGA cTATGTATTCTGGATTGGAGACCTAAACTTCAGAATAGACGACTTGACTCAAGAAGAAGTACAGAATTTAATTGAGAAGAAAGACTTTGAAACTTTGAGGAAGAAAGATCAG TTAATCAAATGCAGGGAAGAAGGTTTGATATTCTGTGATTTTGAAGAAGGACAGCTAGATTTCCCTCCCACCTACAAGTTCGATAAAGGAACAGATACCTATGACAGCAG CATTAAGAGGCGGGTTCCTGCATGGTGCGATAGGATTCTGTGGCAGGTACACGACGATGCTTTTGAGAAGATAACAATCGCAGCAGAGTTATTGGAATACAAGTCTCTTCCATTTTATGTTCTCAGTGATCATAAACCTGTGGTAGCCACATTTAAATTAAAG GTTTTTCCTTGCCAGAAATTTCCAGCTCCTGTGATTTTTGATGTGGAGAAATGTTGGAAAGCAGGTCAGAATGTAGTTGTCAGatacaaaatgagaaaaaattcAGAGCTGATGTCATCTAGTAGAGACTGGATCGGATTGTACAAG GATGATTTCAAGCACTTGAATGACTATGTGACATATGTGTGGGCCAGGGAGCTAGCCGAGGGCTGCCCTGAGGGGGTAGAGGTGACCTTCTCTGGGCGCTATCTCTCAGGGTGCCGGGGAAGTTACAGGGTGGCATACATCAGTAACTACAAGGACACACTTCTAGGGCTGAGCGAGGAATTTCAG attgtCTCATGA
- the LOC105322893 gene encoding inositol polyphosphate 5-phosphatase K isoform X2 has product MCTMSGETKTYRLQEVVSGEYGAYKSSWTALFNDILAPKGFCLLKAVKMQGLLLVVYIKKEDLLCATHVESEISRAGMGGWWGNKGGVSIRFDLNGVNVIIVNAHLAAHRHNSAERIEDFLTVLDTQKFRDKDVDHILDHDYVFWIGDLNFRIDDLTQEEVQNLIEKKDFETLRKKDQLIKCREEGLIFCDFEEGQLDFPPTYKFDKGTDTYDSSIKRRVPAWCDRILWQVHDDAFEKITIAAELLEYKSLPFYVLSDHKPVVATFKLKVFPCQKFPAPVIFDVEKCWKAGQNVVVRYKMRKNSELMSSSRDWIGLYKDDFKHLNDYVTYVWARELAEGCPEGVEVTFSGRYLSGCRGSYRVAYISNYKDTLLGLSEEFQIVS; this is encoded by the exons atgtgTACAATGTCAGGCGAAACTAAAACATACAG ATTACAGGAGGTAGTGTCTGGGGAGTATGGTGCTTACAAAAGCTCATGGACAGCACTCTTTAATGACATCCTAGCTCCCAAGGGATTCTGTCTG CTGAAGGCAGTCAAAATGCAGGGCCTCCTCCTGGTTGTGTACATCAAAAAGGAAGACCTTCTGTGTGCCACTCATGTTGAGTCGGAAATATCACGGGCGGGGATGGGGGGCTGGTGG GGAAACAAAGGAGGAGTGAGTATCCGCTTTGATCTCAATGGCGTCAATGTTATCATTGTCAACGCTCACCTAGCAGCTCACAGGCATAACTCTGCCGAAAGGATTGAG gattttttaactgttttggATACACAGAAGTTCAGAGATAAAGATGTAGATCATATATTAGATCATGA cTATGTATTCTGGATTGGAGACCTAAACTTCAGAATAGACGACTTGACTCAAGAAGAAGTACAGAATTTAATTGAGAAGAAAGACTTTGAAACTTTGAGGAAGAAAGATCAG TTAATCAAATGCAGGGAAGAAGGTTTGATATTCTGTGATTTTGAAGAAGGACAGCTAGATTTCCCTCCCACCTACAAGTTCGATAAAGGAACAGATACCTATGACAGCAG CATTAAGAGGCGGGTTCCTGCATGGTGCGATAGGATTCTGTGGCAGGTACACGACGATGCTTTTGAGAAGATAACAATCGCAGCAGAGTTATTGGAATACAAGTCTCTTCCATTTTATGTTCTCAGTGATCATAAACCTGTGGTAGCCACATTTAAATTAAAG GTTTTTCCTTGCCAGAAATTTCCAGCTCCTGTGATTTTTGATGTGGAGAAATGTTGGAAAGCAGGTCAGAATGTAGTTGTCAGatacaaaatgagaaaaaattcAGAGCTGATGTCATCTAGTAGAGACTGGATCGGATTGTACAAG GATGATTTCAAGCACTTGAATGACTATGTGACATATGTGTGGGCCAGGGAGCTAGCCGAGGGCTGCCCTGAGGGGGTAGAGGTGACCTTCTCTGGGCGCTATCTCTCAGGGTGCCGGGGAAGTTACAGGGTGGCATACATCAGTAACTACAAGGACACACTTCTAGGGCTGAGCGAGGAATTTCAG attgtCTCATGA
- the LOC105322892 gene encoding metabotropic glutamate receptor 2 has product MRPLCVVSFLAIIYQCAHAQSTCPATGADCTYNKVAVKPATNNEPNRHYYIGGLFGIHERTNDAYACDNAPIREEELINLEAFLWAIDRYKSIHSNISIGGVAFDTCSRYQKTIEDILSFETCKIRVSDVNPPTPRNLLAYIGPGDNYDAMSSARLLKDMNKTQVSYGASTNLLSNKGETYDFFLRTVPSDAINIKALSTLISSTLNAKYVQVLHTKDDIGMAEYMKFKEEAASSGICIVYHSGFSADPSASEIMTIADAVFAKVKTRHVVVLAPESQAKKFLSEMKNRNPQKFTQLIFFGSWNPRAIEGLEVNAYTTSLQSPSNYDTDVNSFYLHLDNLKPGENSKNRKWYEEYFRSKVGCNSLNCDYTNKTILGNYQKSPHVPYILAAVKAVIQGVKNGATKACTSGDLCSNYLNVNNRGQQIYTGIINTTDLSVPYFQTSGSMKGDASNSLSNLKILLYDASKSESIEVATYNPSSGLQLEKTITAYSSSCPSSPCLECNELPVTTTSTASPTSRVTVSTTTDPTEGGKYALLRFPYNEEMTGIFPPSGSRDLYDTRFKTGQRWIIALGVLAGLGVLAVLIFEVYILYKLLGTRIGRQWRTMWLGQLLLLGIFLSYLTLFAFIVIPTDVTCGITRFGVGFCYSILFAVLLVKLMVLLTSKSSDSILADMESPNYLKGIYQFLMFMFAVGVQVVINVQWLIQVPPYAVKVTANYGGEEWICNHFTWQASMGWNDMQNFVRTPFENHLLSLLYIMFLILMTTIVAMKAHGIITNHRESVFIGIAAGFSIPVWIAWGLVGGLNRDNAYAHEYGDACIAFGLFATATLCLFALFLPKVRQLVNMGVEGIYLEDDRDTYYAGSVVMAPPSYKSRPSSMIYVNSGEYSNPVVIGNGDPNHLKHPGSMYSGHSAPVYTKRNDLGGSRVLRVTGDLTGKHPTERRRPVSEIGYSGYAGSYRKTRSESGGTLRKSRSERELGAL; this is encoded by the exons ATGAGGCCTCTGTGTGTCGTTTCGTTCCTGGCTATCATATATCAATGTGCGCATGCTCAGAGCACATGTCCAGCCACTGGTGCCGACTGTACATACAACAAGGTAGCCGTAAAGCCAGCAACAAACAATGAACCCAACAGGCATTACTACATAGGCGGTCTGTTCGGTATTCACGAAAGAACCAACGATGCCTACGCATGCGACAATGCTCCGATTCGAGAAGAGGAACTCATCAACTTGGAAGCGTTTCTCTGGGCCATAGATAGATACAAGAGCATTCATTCCAACATTTCCATAGGCGGGGTGGCTTTTGACACTTGCTCTCGTTACCAaaaaaccatagaagatattcTCAGTTTTGAAACTTGCAAAATTAGAGTTTCTGATGTGAACCCACCCACGCCACGAAATCTGTTGGCATACATTGGACCAGGCGACAACTACGACGCCATGTCATCTGCACGACTTCTAAAAGATATGAATAAAACACAGGTTAGCTACGGAGCCTCGACCAATCTGTTATCCAACAAGGGTGAAACTTACGATTTCTTCCTGAGAACTGTTCCCAGTGATGCAATCAACATAAAAGCTTTGAGCACGTTGATAAGTAGTACATTAAATGCAAAGTATGTACAGGTTCTTCACACGAAGGATGACATCGGAATGGCTGAGTACATGAAATTCAAAGAAGAGGCTGCAAGTTCGGGTATTTGCATTGTCTATCATTCTGGTTTTTCTGCAGATCCATCAGCTTCAGAAATCATGACTATAGCTGATGCTGTGTTTGCTAAAGTTAAAACTAGGCATGTTGTTGTTCTGGCTCCGGAATCCCAGGCCAAAAAATTCCTGTCTGAAATGAAAAACAGAAATCCGCAAAAATTTacacaattaattttctttggATCATGGAATCCCAGAGCTATAGAGGGACTTGAAGTAAACGCGTACACTACTAGCCTCCAAAGCCCTTCCAACTATGACACTGATGTAAAtagcttttatttacatttagacAATTTGAAGCCTGGAGAAAACTCAAAAAACAGAAAGTGGTACGAAGAATACTTTAGATCCAAAGTAGGTTGCAACAGTTTAAACTGCGACTACACCAATAAAACTATACTTGGTAATTATCAGAAAAGCCCACATGTCCCGTACATTCTTGCTGCGGTAAAAGCAGTTATTCAGGGGGTGAAAAACGGAGCCACCAAGGCATGCACTTCAGGCGACCTCTGTTCCAACTATCTTAACGTTAACAATCGTGGTCAGCAGATCTACACTGGAATAATCAACACCACTGATCTAAGTGTGCCCTACTTTCAAACAAGCGGAAGCATGAAAGGCGATGCTTCCAATTCATTGAGCAATTTGAAAATACTTTTATATGATGCATCAAAAAGTGAATCCATCGAG GTTGCAACTTACAACCCCAGCTCAGGTCTGCAATTAGAGAAGACTATAACAGCATACTCATCCTCTTGTCCAAGCTCACCCTGTCTGGAATGCAACGAGTTACCTGTAACAACAACCTCAACAGCCAGTCCGACGTCACGTGTCACCGTTTCCACGACAACAGATCCCACGGAAGGTGGGAAATACGCACTGCTGAGATTTCCTTATAACGAGGAGATGACCGGGATTTTCCCTCCGTCCGGAAGCAGAGATCTATATGATACCAGATTCAAAACTGGTCAAAGATGGATCATTGCTCTGGGTGTTTTGGCTGGATTGGGTGTTTTAGCTGTGCTTATTTTTGAGGTGTATATTCTATACAAGTTGCTTGGAACACGAATTGGGCGACAGTGGCGTACCATGTGGTTAGGCCAGTTGTTATTACTTGGGATTTTCTTGTCTTATTTGACTCTCTTTGCTTTTATTGTCATTCCGACAGATGTCACTTGTGGTATAACGAGATTTGGGGTAGGTTTCTGTTACTCCATTCTTTTTGCTGTCTTGTTAGTCAAACTCATGGTTTTGTTAACATCGAAATCCTCCGACTCCATTCTCGCCGATATGGAATCACCAAACTACCTCAAGGGTATTTACCAATTCTTGATGTTTATGTTTGCTGTTGGTGTTCAAGTTGTAATAAACGTACAGTGGCTCATTCAGGTCCCACCTTATGCCGTCAAAGTCACGGCAAACTACGGAGGAGAGGAGTGGATTTGCAATCATTTTACTTGGCAGGCCAGTATGGGTTGGAACGACATGCAGAACTTCGTCAGAACTCCATTCGAAAACCATCTTCTCTCCCTTCTGtacataatgtttttaattctCATGACCACCATTGTTGCCATGAAAGCACATGGAATTATCACAAATCATAGAGAGAGTGTGTTTATTGGGATCGCTGCTGGGTTTTCTATTCCGGTTTGGATTGCTTGGGGCCTCGTTGGAGGATTGAACCGCGACAATGCCTATGCTCACGAGTATGGTGACGCTTGCATTGCATTTGGGCTGTTTGCCACTGCAACCCTTTGTTTGTTTGCTCTCTTTTTGCCCAAAGTACGACAACTCGTCAACATGGGTGTGGAAGGAATTTATCTTGAGGACGACCGTGATACCTACTACGCAGGCTCAGTGGTCATGGCTCCACCAAGCTATAAGAGCAGGCCAAGCTCAATGATATATGTAAATTCAGGAGAGTATTCCAATCCAGTTGTCATTGGCAATGGAGATCCAA ACCACCTAAAGCACCCAGGCAGTATGTACAGTGGTCACAGTGCCCCTGTCTACACCAAACGGAACGATCTAGGGGGCAGCCGGGTCCTACGCGTGACCGGGGATCTTACGGGAAAACACCCCACCGAGCGTAGGCGTCCAGTGTCCGAAATCGGCTACTCGGGATACGCCGGCTCCTATAGGAAAACCAGATCCGAAAGCGGCGGAACACTTAGAA agtctCGCTCCGAACGTGAATTAGGTGCACTTTGA